A window of Mucilaginibacter paludis DSM 18603 contains these coding sequences:
- a CDS encoding RagB/SusD family nutrient uptake outer membrane protein, which produces MKKKIVFAGIATFAFASLITISCNKSALDKTNLNSVASSSYFNTSSQLTEATNAVYSAWHASNLVAREWFFLHDLRSDDVATGGSQLEAPRNQILIGVVDPANPVMNAVWNSLYVVIHRACTVTDNAANVTDNSALVKNRVGEALFLRGWAYYELASQWGSVPIYTTQVKSPDDYRSKSAVAAVFAQAVSDLTAAAAALPGKSTTDLGRATASAANAMLARVLMQTGDYAGAKAALLKIPTSGVDGYSLTSRYLDNFEEETEFNNESIFEMIYADKGDNNFNWGSGTGDGAAAEQTTIRNQEYNPIGWRNLIPSDRVLNEFESTVTGAAKTDPRYSFTIYQTGDTFNNNTSTLVDADQNGNSSTVHGVKIKTGWRKFQLIYKEDRATASFHPGSNNQRILRYAEVLLMLAECENELGNTGPAVGYLNQVRARPSVAMPAYPTAQFPVTTKADVVKAIIHEKTAEMACEEVRNVDILRWRRKGYFATEPLPYYNASLEFLPIPQSEIDNNPKL; this is translated from the coding sequence ATGAAAAAAAAGATAGTTTTTGCGGGCATAGCAACATTTGCATTTGCCTCCTTAATAACAATATCCTGTAACAAAAGCGCTTTAGATAAAACTAACCTTAACTCGGTAGCAAGTTCCAGCTATTTTAACACCTCATCGCAGTTAACCGAGGCCACCAACGCGGTGTACTCGGCCTGGCATGCTTCAAACCTGGTAGCGCGCGAATGGTTTTTTTTACACGACTTGCGTAGTGATGACGTAGCCACCGGCGGCAGCCAGTTAGAGGCACCCCGAAATCAGATATTGATCGGTGTAGTTGATCCGGCCAACCCGGTAATGAATGCTGTATGGAATTCATTATACGTAGTTATCCACAGGGCCTGTACCGTTACCGATAACGCAGCCAACGTTACCGATAATAGCGCCCTTGTTAAAAACCGGGTTGGCGAAGCTCTTTTCTTAAGGGGTTGGGCCTATTATGAGTTAGCAAGCCAGTGGGGTAGTGTTCCTATCTATACTACCCAGGTGAAATCGCCGGACGACTATCGTTCAAAATCGGCGGTCGCCGCTGTTTTCGCACAGGCTGTAAGTGATCTTACTGCCGCAGCTGCAGCATTACCCGGTAAATCCACGACAGACCTCGGGCGTGCAACAGCATCGGCAGCAAACGCCATGCTGGCGCGCGTATTAATGCAAACCGGAGATTATGCAGGTGCTAAGGCCGCTTTGCTGAAAATACCTACCTCCGGTGTCGACGGTTATTCGCTTACATCCCGGTATCTTGACAATTTTGAAGAGGAAACCGAGTTTAACAATGAATCCATTTTCGAAATGATTTATGCCGATAAAGGCGACAATAACTTTAACTGGGGTAGCGGTACAGGTGATGGTGCCGCAGCTGAGCAAACCACCATACGGAACCAGGAGTATAACCCGATAGGCTGGCGTAACCTTATTCCTTCTGACAGGGTATTGAACGAGTTTGAAAGTACCGTAACCGGCGCAGCCAAAACCGATCCCCGGTATTCATTTACAATTTACCAAACAGGTGATACTTTCAATAATAACACATCAACATTGGTTGATGCCGATCAAAACGGCAATTCATCTACTGTACATGGGGTTAAAATAAAAACAGGGTGGCGTAAATTTCAATTGATTTATAAAGAAGATAGGGCTACTGCCAGTTTCCATCCCGGCAGCAATAACCAGCGGATACTTCGCTATGCTGAAGTACTGTTAATGCTGGCTGAGTGTGAAAATGAATTGGGTAATACCGGCCCCGCTGTTGGTTATTTAAACCAGGTAAGGGCAAGGCCAAGCGTAGCTATGCCGGCTTATCCTACCGCGCAGTTTCCGGTTACAACTAAAGCAGATGTTGTTAAGGCCATTATACATGAAAAAACCGCTGAAATGGCTTGCGAAGAGGTACGTAACGTAGATATTTTACGCTGGAGGCGCAAAGGTTATTTCGCTACCGAACCGCTGCCTTATTACAACGCATCGCTTGAGTTTTTACCGATTCCGCAATCCGAAATTGATAATAATCCTAAGTTATAA